In Fibrobacter sp. UWR4, one DNA window encodes the following:
- a CDS encoding right-handed parallel beta-helix repeat-containing protein, translated as MDKKFLIMPALALCAAQAFGSTYYVAVDGNDAAAGSKEKPFASLKKANTVVAAGDTVWIRGGVYDMRDTSYCERARMSAGVLLTTSGESDDKRIHYFAYPGERPIFDGTNLPIGQALDKTTSSTDLEYTAGILIYASYLHLKGIEVRNVPMKHNSNSGVYVTRCKHVILEQMESHHNAGPGFFVNEGGRGLNGGGHLFLNCDAHDNYDPTGRQGDGENADGFGVHYQYDGDTTKFFGCRSWWNSDDAYDLINQEFPVVIENSYAMGSGYSDYGTKMPKNGNGSGFKLGESTFGGGHHIIRNSVAWKNETFGFYANYTGAGTQWISNTSFQNGQRAFNMASTTFDAEGRRTADVAVLTGDNAHVLKNNIAFPNLNSQVGVCWVKIDDSDAGHDENCAAGENNTWNLKLDLTEDDFMSIDDPSMTVTGEDLSKIPGILGPRNPDGSVPNVDFLKLKDGSRAIDKGEDVGAVFAGAAPDLGAYEFGLPSSSSVISSSSVADPGSSSSAAESSSSIGNTTSIVANFVGSAAHVGTAVVFDLQGRYLGALQAEQLRGGNVVDAVRTQFRTPGAYLVRIGHEIQKVNVK; from the coding sequence ATGGACAAGAAGTTCTTAATTATGCCGGCGCTGGCTTTGTGCGCAGCGCAGGCATTCGGTTCAACATATTATGTTGCTGTTGACGGGAATGACGCTGCCGCAGGTTCAAAGGAAAAGCCTTTTGCATCTTTAAAGAAGGCCAATACGGTGGTGGCTGCCGGTGATACGGTGTGGATCCGCGGCGGTGTCTATGATATGCGCGATACCTCCTATTGTGAACGCGCCAGAATGTCTGCAGGTGTTTTGTTGACTACCAGCGGCGAAAGTGACGACAAGCGAATCCATTATTTTGCCTACCCTGGGGAACGTCCGATTTTTGACGGCACAAATCTTCCCATCGGTCAGGCCCTGGATAAAACCACTTCGTCTACGGATCTGGAATACACGGCGGGCATCTTGATTTATGCAAGCTATTTGCACTTGAAGGGGATCGAGGTCCGCAATGTTCCCATGAAGCATAATTCCAATTCGGGTGTATATGTTACCCGATGCAAGCATGTGATTTTGGAGCAGATGGAAAGTCATCACAATGCGGGTCCGGGCTTCTTTGTGAATGAAGGCGGAAGGGGCCTTAACGGCGGTGGTCATCTGTTCTTGAACTGCGACGCCCACGATAATTATGACCCCACTGGCCGTCAGGGCGATGGTGAAAATGCCGACGGTTTTGGCGTGCATTACCAGTATGACGGCGACACCACGAAATTTTTCGGTTGTCGTTCCTGGTGGAACAGCGATGATGCCTACGACTTAATCAATCAGGAATTCCCTGTTGTCATAGAAAACAGCTACGCCATGGGAAGCGGCTATAGCGACTACGGTACAAAGATGCCGAAAAATGGAAATGGTTCCGGATTCAAGTTGGGCGAAAGTACATTTGGCGGTGGACATCATATCATTCGAAACAGCGTCGCCTGGAAGAATGAGACTTTCGGTTTTTATGCCAACTATACAGGTGCGGGAACTCAATGGATCAGCAATACGTCATTCCAGAATGGTCAACGGGCCTTCAACATGGCATCCACCACATTTGATGCTGAAGGAAGGCGCACAGCCGATGTAGCCGTATTGACAGGCGACAATGCCCATGTGCTGAAAAACAACATTGCGTTCCCTAATCTGAATTCCCAGGTTGGTGTGTGCTGGGTGAAAATCGATGACAGCGATGCTGGGCATGATGAAAATTGTGCCGCTGGCGAAAACAACACTTGGAACCTGAAGTTGGATTTGACGGAAGACGACTTTATGAGTATTGACGACCCCAGCATGACGGTGACGGGCGAAGACCTTTCCAAGATTCCTGGGATTTTGGGACCGCGAAATCCTGATGGAAGCGTTCCTAATGTGGACTTTTTGAAGTTGAAGGATGGTAGCCGCGCCATCGACAAGGGCGAAGATGTGGGGGCGGTATTTGCCGGCGCTGCACCGGATCTTGGGGCTTATGAATTCGGGCTTCCGTCTAGTAGTTCTGTGATTTCGAGTAGTTCTGTCGCGGATCCCGGTTCTTCTAGTTCTGCGGCTGAATCAAGCAGTTCCATTGGCAACACAACTTCTATCGTTGCGAATTTCGTCGGGTCTGCCGCACACGTTGGCACGGCTGTGGTGTTTGACTTGCAGGGACGTTACCTGGGGGCTTTGCAGGCAGAACAGCTTCGTGGTGGAAACGTAGTCGATGCTGTGCGCACTCAGTTCCGTACGCCTGGCGCATACCTGGTTCGCATCGGTCACGAAATCCAGAAAGTGAATGTGAAGTAA
- a CDS encoding MerR family transcriptional regulator: MGFSIGEVVKKTGLSAHTLRYYEKEGLLPFVTKSSSGLRVYTESDLGWLTMIECLKSSGLQIKEIAQYIKWFQMGDSTLAERVEMFRKRKAAIEEEMANLQIVLDKITYKTALYEEALKCGSLDTATNLPKMQKLKKMLFEKPTDFDKIMDQVG; the protein is encoded by the coding sequence ATGGGATTTTCTATCGGAGAAGTTGTAAAGAAAACAGGACTTAGCGCCCACACCCTGCGCTACTACGAAAAGGAAGGGCTCCTCCCCTTCGTCACCAAGAGCAGCTCTGGTCTCCGCGTTTACACTGAATCCGATTTGGGCTGGCTCACCATGATTGAATGCCTCAAGTCCTCGGGCTTGCAAATCAAGGAAATCGCACAGTACATCAAGTGGTTCCAAATGGGCGATTCCACCTTGGCCGAACGCGTAGAAATGTTCCGCAAGCGCAAGGCCGCCATCGAAGAAGAAATGGCCAACTTGCAGATAGTGCTGGATAAAATCACCTACAAAACCGCCCTTTACGAAGAAGCACTCAAGTGCGGCAGCTTGGATACTGCCACCAACCTTCCCAAAATGCAAAAGCTGAAGAAGATGCTTTTCGAAAAACCCACCGACTTCGACAAGATCATGGACCAGGTTGGCTAA